ATATGCAACTTTAAGTAACATAGAATATTTTCCAGTTACACAGTTACATTCTATTACATTCTTACATTTAGCGATAAAGGGATAAAATTCCGGTTTATCTTTTGGATCTACTTCTAAATTTATAAATGCAGTTATATTATATCCTAATTTTAATTTATTAATATTAGCTGTATATCCTGTGATTACACCTAGCTTTTCTAATTTCTCAATTCGTGCTGATACCGCTGGCGGTGATAGAAAAACTTCTTCTGCAAGATGTTTTACCGGATATCTAGCATTTTCTTGTAAAAGTTTAATCAATTTTAAATCAATTTTGTCCATACATATTCCTCCATTGCCATATTTAGTATTTACAATGCAAAAAAGGCGTATTGATAGGAAATAACTCCTCAATACGCTTCATTGCATCTTATACTATATATTGTATATTTATATAATAAAGTTTTTTCCTCAAAAATACAATATATTCTAGAATTTTTTTTATTTTTATTAAGATCTTATTTCGATGTCACTGTAAAGCTATCCATTAATGTCCAACCCCAGTTCTTTTGAATTCTTATAGTATTCTTTCCTGCTTTTAAATCTATTGTTCCGACAGAAACACTTTTAAAAGTACTTGTCTTAGGAAATTCAACATCTTTTATTTTGCTTCCATTTACATATAAAGTTTCAATTTTCTTATCATATGGAGATGCATATCTTATATCTAAGTTATAATTTCCTCCTTTTGGAGCATCTATTGTTACTTCTACATAATCTCCATCAGTCTCCATATCATCAACATAACCACTTCCACTATAACCGCTTATTTTGTTATTTGAATATACTCCATGTAATATGCCTTCTTCAGCTTCAACTGTTATACTAGTAGCAGTAGTTGTTGTGTTACTACTATTTATCTTTTCTACCTTAATTGAAGATGTAATATTATCAAAGTTATGTTTATTTAAGTCACTATTATTAGATTTTTTCACCAATTTATTTCCTTTAAAATTATCATCTTCATATAGTGTTATCTTATATCCTGACTTTACTTTTACTGCTGAAACCCAGTCATTCTTTATTCCTAATTTCTTCATTTCGCTTAAAGTATAAGTCCCAACTTTAAGATCTACTTTTTTTCCCTTATATTTAACCTTTTCATAAACTGTTGCTATAGCTTCATCTTCTATATCAGTAGTATTTCCATTATCACTACTTCCTGAATATACAGAACAGATTTTAGATGTATTCTTAATTCCATCTTTGTAATTTAATAATACATTTCCCCACTCACTAAATGAGTTTCCTGACCAATCATTTGCTATATCAAGATATTTCCATTCATCACCATTACCATACCATGACCATCCAATATACCCTACAGATTTTTCTTGACAATAACTCATAATTGTTTTTTCATCTACATCACCATTTGTATGCTTTATTCCAAACTCACCAATGCTAAGTGCTAACCCTTGATTTAATACACCGTCTATATTGTTTTTAATAGTGTCTGCATCTCCTCCAGCATATTCATACATATGTATTGAGAACATTGTATTTTTTTCTGAATCTGCATTAAATACTTCCTTGCCATAGTTATGTATAGATTTTGGATATTGTCCCCAACCCGCACAGTCAATCATGATAGTATTTTTGATACCAGCATTTCTTAACTTCGGAATGGCTTGTTTATATCCTTCTGCCCACTTCTTACCGTCCCAAGTTCCAAACCATTCATTTGCAATATTTAATATCACTGTATCTTCTTTCCCTATTAATGCATCTTTCATTTTCACCCAGTAGCTCACTGCATTATTTAACTTTGAAATATCATCTGATCCTGTTGCATCATGAACTTCTACTACTGCTACAAGTTTATTTTTTTCACAAAGAGAAATAAGATTTTTTAAAGTATTTATATCATCATATCCCCATTGTTCTCCATCACCTACAGCTATCCTTACAGTATTAGCTCCAGTCTTTGCAATAGCTGATATAGCCGTCTCTTCATTACCTTTGTACCATGCATGAGCATGATTTATACCTCTCATAACGAACTCTTTACCATTTGCATCATAAAGCTTAGTTCCTTCTACTCTAAATCCGCTTTTAGAACTCGCTGCATATGCTGTCATTGATGTTGCCATAGCTACTACTTGCGCTAATACTATTGTAGCGACAATAATTTTTTTCTTCAATTTAGCTAAAAATTTTGCCATTTCATCATCTCCTTAAGTAACATTTTTCACCTGTTCTACATTTTATTATAAAATATGACATTTTTCAACCATCATCATCATTTGTTTACTTTATTGTATTATTTTAAAAAAATATAAAGAGCAATAAAAAATACATTAATTTTTATTGCTCTTTATTTAAATTTAATTATATTTTATTTTCTTTAACCATCTTCTTAGCGCCTAAATATGTTGCAAGGAAATAACCTCCATAAACAACAACTAAAAGTACTATAGAAATAATTATTTGTGTCATCATTGATTCACTTCCAAAAAGACTTACAATATCTGATGATACTTTTAATCCAACTATTGAATGAACTATTGCTAAAGATAATGGTACCATAAAGTATATCGCTATTTGTACTAGTAATGATCTATTTATCATATTGTTATCAACACCAATTTTTCTAAGTAAATTGTACTTAGCAACATTGTCAGCACTTTCAGATAACTGTTGTATAGCAAGAATTGCAGCTGTTGTTAATAAGAAAATTACTCCAATATATATAGCTAAGAATGATAACATTGCACCGAATCCTACAGAACTAGCTAGTAACTTCTCTTTAGTTATAGAAAATATATTATTATCATCTTCTATAGCATCATCAATAAATTTTGAAAAATTATTTTCAATATCTCCATTGTTATCTTTATAATTTAGTACTAACCATCCTTCCTTAATTTCTAGACCTTCAACTAAAGAATCTTTAATAATAAAAATACCACAGTTATTTTTCACCATCTCATTATTAATTGTTATATCCATTAGTTCTAACTTGCTAGGTACAAGCTTCTTATCATTAATAGTTATTTCTTTATTACTTTTTAATGCTTTTTCAAGTCCACTTTTTGTTTCGCTAACATTAGAATATATAGCATATTCATTATCATTCAATACTACATTTTCCTCTCCTAACATATCTAATATCTTGTTAAAATGCGATAATTTAATAACCCTCATAGAACTATTATTCATTACTGGATATAAACTCTTAGCTTTGTTACTTTCTTCTTCGCCTAAGTAATCTTTTAAACCAACATTACTATCATAAAGTTGATAATTGACATAATCATTAGAAAACTCATCAATATTAAAACCTTTTTCTTTTATAGCTTCTTCTATATTAACACCTTCAAAGCTATATATTGTAGCATCTACCTTCGTTAAATCTTTCATATCAGAATTCATAGATTTACTCATCCCTAGTCCACCAGAAAGTGTACAAATTGCTACAAATAGCATAAGACATATAAAAGACATAGAAATAAATGTAGTATTAATTTTACTATTAATTTGACGTAACACAAACATATTTAAATTTTTAAGATATATTCTTTTGTTACTTTGCACCAATCGTAATAAAAATCCAGATAATGAAAAGAAAAATAAAAATGTTCCTACAACACCTATTAATATTGTTAAAGAAAAATTACCATCTAACTCAGCTATACCGTTACTAAGAATTCTATGATATCCGTATCCTATCATAATAACACTTATTATAAAAATTATTACTGAAATCATTATATTTTTAGTCTTTAATGTCTCATTTTTCTTTGCTGCTGTAAGCAAATCAATTAATTTAACTTTTCTAAGGGTTACAGAATTAAAAATCAACACAATTGAATATATAATAGCAAAGTATAAAATAGTCTTTTTTAAAGCCTCCATTGAAAATACAAATTGAAATTTAGTTAAATTAACTTGAAATAATTTTGCTGTAAGTACTGATAAACCTTGTGATAAAAATATACCAAGTATTGATCCAAGTACTAATGATATTAATCCTATAAATACAGTTTCTAAGAAAAGTATTCTTCCAATACTGCCTTTTTCCATACCTAAAGTCATATAAATTCCAAGTTCTTTTTTTCTTCTTTTTATAAGATAATTATTAGCATATACAATAAGAAATCCTAGAACCCCTGCAATAAATACTGAAGCTACTGACATAACTTTTCCAACCATTTCAAAGATTGATGCTTGATATTCTCCTATATCCATCATGATTTTCTGAGATTCTATAGAATTGAAAGTATAAAATATACATACTCCAAATAATAAAGTTAAAAAGTATATTGTATATTCCTTAAAACTTTTCTTTACATTTCCTAAAGCTAATTTAAAATAAGTCACGTTGATCACCTCCAAGAAGGGTTACAACTTCTATTATTTTATTGAAAAACTCTTTTCTTGTGTCATTGCCTCTCACTATATCATTAAAGATTTTTCCATCTTTTATAAATAAAATTCTACTAGCATAGCTTGCTGTAAAAGCATCATGAGTTACCATCATAATAGTTGCTTTTCTTTCCTTATTAAGAATCTCCAAACTTTCTAGAAGCATTTTTGATGACTTCGAATCCAATGCCCCCGTTGGCTCATCAGCTAAAATAAGCGACGGATTTGTAATTATTGCTCTAGCACAAGCGACTCTTTGCTTTTGACCTCCTGATATTTCATAAGGATATTTTTTTAATATCCCTTCAATATTTAAAGCCCTTGCTACATCCTTTACTTTGCCATCAATATCCCTGTGACTTACCTTAAGTATTGTTAAAGCCAATGCTATATTTTCATAACAAGTTAAGGTATCAAGAAGATTAAAATCTTGAAATATAAAACCTAACTCTTCTCTTCTAAACCTTGATAATCTTTTGCTTTTAAATTTCGTTATATCCTCGTTAGCAATAAAAATATTTCCGCTACTGACCTTATCAATTGTAGAAATACAATTTAATAAAGTTGTTTTACCACTACCAGATGGTCCCATTATTCCAACAAATTCGCCCTTTTTAACATCAAAACTAATATTACTTATAGCCTTTGTAATATTACCTTTACTCCCATAGTATTTTTCTATATTTTTAACTTTTACAATTTCGTTTGCCATAATCTTCACTCCTTTTCTCTCTAAGTAAAGATTACTACTATTTAATTTATGAAACCATAGAACTATATAACAGCAATCTTACATTTTTGTTATATTAGTTCTCAAAAATCATCATTCTATTAATAGGAAATAATATTGATACTGTAGTACTTTCTTTTTCTACAGATTGAATTCTAATAGATAATCCTAATTTTAAAGCAAGCTTCTTACATAAAAATAGCCCTATTCCTGTAGACTTCTTTCCTATCCTACCATTTTCTCCTGTATAACCTTTTTCAAAAACTCTGTTGATAGATCTTTTATTTATACCAATTCCATTATCCTCTATGTACAATATTACATTGTAATCTTTTTCCTCAGCATAAATTTTAATTATTTTTTCTTTCTTCTCCATATATTTTATAGAATTACTTATTATTTGATGTAATATAAACTCTACCCACTTAGCATCGGAATAAACGATTCTATCACAGTCTTTTATATCTATTTTTATAGATTTTTCAATAAGAATATTAGCATTTCTTTTTATTACATTATTGATACAATTTTTTAAAGGTAATTCTTTTATAATATAGTCTTTCTCTATATTATTGCTTCTAGAATAAAATAATGATTGTTCTATATAATCCTCTACTTTTTCTAACTCTTCTTCTATACTTTTTGTTATTTCATTTTTATTATTTTCTACAAGAAGTTTACAAGCAGCTATCGGTGTTTTAACTTCATGAATCCAAAGCTCTATGTATTCTCTATAATCGTAAGTTTCTCTCTTTACTTCTGAAACTTTATCTTTCATGCTTTTTCCCATTTCTTCTATGATATTATAAAAAATTTTGCTTTCTAAAAAGCTACCATCATCTACAACATCTGGTAACATATATTTCTCATGTAATTTTTCTAGTTTCTTTATAACTTCATTGTAATATTTTCTTTTGTTACTATAATCATAAATATAAAATATTAGTATACCAATAAAATTTAATATATTAGTAAAAACTATGGCATAAGTATTTACCGCCATAGCTTTTAAAAGAATCGATGTAAAAATCATTATTATTATATTTATAGATATAAAAATTATCTTTTCCTTAAAATATTCTATAAAGTTCATATTAGTATATATCCTTGACCTCTCTTTGTTTGTAAATACCCTTCTGCACCAATCTCTTCAAGTTTCTTTCTAAGCCTATTAACATTTACTGTTAATGTATTATCATCTATAAACTCATCTTCTTGCCATAAAGCTTTAATAATTTCTTCTCTTGATACTATCTTTTCCTTATTTCTTATAAGTGTATATAATATCCTACTTTCATTTTTAGTTAATTCTATTTTTGTCCCCCTATATTCCACTTCACTAGTTGACATATTATACTTTAAATCCTTATAACTAAATAAATCTACATCACTATTACTATAAGTTCTCCTAATAATCGATGATATCCTTGCTAATAAAATTTGAGTATTATATGGCTTAGTAATAAAATCATCAGCTCCTAAATTCATACTCATAAGTTCATCTACTTCACTATCTCTACTAGTAACAACGACGATTGGAACATTAGATTGTTTCCGTATTTCTCTGCATATATAATATCCATCGTAAAAAGGCAGATTTATGTCTAACAAAATAACATTAGCCTCACTTTTTAAGACTTCTTCTACTATATTTTCAAAATCTGTAGAATATATTGTCTCATAGCCATATCTATCTAAAAATGTTGTTAACTCTTTTCTGATTATTTCTTCATCTTCAATTATAAAAATCTTATATTTCATAAATTCCCCCAACACCATTCAATTGTTATAACATTTTACCTAATTCATCAATTTCTAAAACATAATTTTTACCACAAAAATGACAATTAACTTCTATAGGCTTTCCTTCTTTAATAATCTCTTCTATATCTTTTCTTCCTATACTTGCTACAGCTTTAGTAACTCTTTCTATACTACAATTACAGCTATATTTTGTTTCTGTATTTTCCATTATCTCTAATCCAAAATCCCCTAAAATTTCTTCTAAAATATCTTCAGGTGTCTTTCCTTCATCTAAAAGCTGTGTAATTGGTTTAATATTGCTTAATTTTTCTTGCAATCTATCAATAACTTCTTCATCAGTATTTGGCATAAGTTGTATTATAAATCCTCCAGCATGTTTTACTGTATTATCTTTATTCATAAGAACACCTAATGCTACTGAAGACGGTACTTGATCTGACGTAACAAAATAATATGTTAAATCTTCAGCTATCTCACCTGAAACTAAATGAGTTTGACCTATATATGGTTCTCTAAGTCCCATGTCTCTTATAACACTTAAAACTCCTAATCCTAATGCCTTACCTACATCCAACTTTCCTTTATCACTAGGTGGTAACATAACATCTGGATTTATTACATATCCTTTTACATTAGCATTAGGATCTGCTGTTACAGTAAGTCCTTTTATAGGCCCATCACATTTAATTTGTAATGTTAATAAATCTTTAGTTCCTTTCATCATTGTTCCCATCATACCTGCGGCAGTCATGAGTCTACCTAATGCTGCCGTTGCAATGGGACTTGTATTATGTATATTTTTAACCTCTTCAACTAAATTTCTTGTAGTTGATGCAAAGGCTCTTATTTGATTATTTGCTGCTGTTCCTCTTATAATATAATCTTTCATTTTTATCCTCCGTCTTATTCAATTAGAAACATTAATTCTTTTCCATTTATAATTTAATCTTGTTTATAAAGAAATTATAACATACTAGTATTTATTATATTTAATTTATACAATTTTAAAATAATGAATTTTAAAACTCAATTTCTTGCATTTTATATTACACTTAAAGTCTTATGTAATATAATAATATTACTTCATATAAAATAAGGTTCCAACAACTTCTTTATATCAATATACACACCGTATATATTGTTTTATATATATTTCTTTTAAGAAAATTTACAATTAATATACAATATGCATCATGTAAAATATAGATATATTTCACGAAAAATGGTATCATATTATTATCATAATTATGCGTAAATTGACTAAATTCATTTTCATAAATTCATTTTATAAATTATATTGGGGGGATTATTTTGAAACAATTTATTAAATCTGACAACTTATTTCTTTCTATTTTTCACTTTATTATGATAACATTAGGTTGTGTTCTAGCAGCAGTTTCTCTAGAAACTTTCCTCGTACCTAACTTAATTATCGATGGCGGCATCACTGGTATTTCTATTATGGTAAGTCAACTTACAAAACTTCCTTTAGGACTTTTTGTATTTTTATTAAATTTGCCATTTATATTCCTTGGTTTAAAGCATATAGGTAAAATATTTGTAATAAAAACTTCTTATGCTATGATTTGCTTTTCTCTTTTACTTTCATTACTTCATCATGTTCCCGAAGTAACTAATGATATGTTATTATGTACAATTTTCGGAGGTATTCTATTAGGTGCTGGAGCTGGAATAGTAATCAGATATGGCGGTTGTTTAGACGGGACAGAAACTATAGCTATATTAATAAGTAAACATACCTCCTTATCAGTTGGACAAATTGTTCTAATATGCAACTTACTTATATTTAGCACTTCCGGTTTCTTATTTGGATGGGATAGAGCTCTATATTCATTATTAACTTATTTTATAGCTTTTAAAATTATAGATATGGTAGTTGAAGGTTTTGAACAAGCTAAATCAGCAATGATTATAACAAATCACGGAAAGGAAATATCTGAGGATATATTTAATAAATTAGGGCGAACAGTAACAATAATGGAAGGTAAAGGTCTTATTTCTGGAGAAAAAGTCATTCTTTATTCTGTTATAACAAGATTAGAAGTTTATGCCTTAAAGAAAATTGTTCAAGAAGACGATCGTTCTGCATTTGTAACCATCTCTGATATATCAGAAGTTATCGGTACTCCAATAAAGAACTAATAAGTCACATAAACTTACAATTATATAATTCACAATTCACAATTAACAAAGCGCAATTCACAATTGAAAATTGTGAATCGTGAATTGCGAATTGAATATTGGTTTTTTCATCAATTAAAAGTTACTTCACCATTCAAATTATAATAAGCACCTACTATCTTTAATTTTCCTTCATCAACATATTTCTTTATGCACTGATCTTCTTCGATCTTCTTAATAACTGCTTCAACGTTCTTATGGGATGCTTCTTCTATATCTTTTGATTCTAAAACAGATGGTTTAATTTCTTCAACTATCCTACCTATGTTACTAGTATCTTCTTTATTATCCTTGACACAATTATAAGCAGCCGTTACTGCTCCACAATTTTCATGTCCCATGACTAAAAGTAAAGGTGATTCTAAATGTTCTACACCATATTCTATAGATCCTAAAGCTAAATCATCTACTACATTACCTGCTAATCTAATTTCAAATATGTCACCAAGTCCTGTATCAAATACATGGGCAGGTGTTACTCTAGAATCTGAACATGATACTACAATAGCAAATGGATTTTGACCCTTTTCCAAATCTTCTCTTCTATCTTTTGAAATATGAATCATTTCACTTTTTCCTTTTACAAAAGCTTCATTACCTGATTTCAATCTGTCTAAAGCCCCATCAGCTGTTGATACATCTATAGTCTCTAACCTAGTCTCATTTTTTGAGGTCACTTTTACATTCTCTTCTTTATCTTTACTTCCACATCCTGATATTATTAAAGTTAATAGTAAAAATATAGACACTACTGTTTTTTTCAATATTATCTCTCCTTTTATGTAAATTTTTTCCTATATCATTGTAGTACCTTATTTCCTATTTTTCAATGAATAATTTATGAATTTTGAAATATTATTAATATATTACATCATTTTATTGTATAAAACTGTAAATAAAAAACTATGCACCATTTTTAATGCATAGTCTTTTAACTTATTTATAATACCTTTGATAAAAAATCTTTAGTTCTTGAATTTTTAGGATTTTCAAAGATCTCACTAGGTTTTCCTTTTTCTAAAACTTTTCCACCATCTATAAATAGAATTCTATCTCCAACTTCCCTAGCAAATCCCATTTCATGAGTAACTACTATCATAGTCATTCCTTCTTTTGCAAGTTTTTTCATTACTGCTAACACTTCTCCTACCATTTCTGGATCTAGTGCAGAAGTAGGTTCATCAAATAACATTACATCTGGTTCCATAGCTAACGCCCTAGCAATGGCTATTCTTTGCTTTTGTCCTCCTGACAACGATGCCGGATAAGCATTTTTCTTATCTTCTAATCCTACCATTTTTAAAAGTTCCATAGCTTTTCTTTCTGCTTCACTTTTAGAAACGCCCTTAACCTTAATTGGCGCTAAAGTAATATTTTCTATTACTGATTTATGTGGAAATAAGTTAAAGTTTTGAAAAACCATTCCCATTTTTTCTCTAAGTTTATTTATATCTACATCTTTATTCATAATATTATTACCTTCAAATATTATTTCTCCTGATGTAGGTTCTTCTAATAAATTAATACATCTTAAGAAAGTAGATTTTCCTGATCCTGATGGTCCTATAACAACCACAACTTCACCTTTTTCAATATGCTCATCTATACCATTTAATACCGAAACTTTCCCAAAGCTTTTTTTTAGATTTTTAACGTGAATCACTTACTCTCATCCTCCTTTCAAAGTAGCTCATTAAACGTCCCAATGAGAATGTTAATATAAAATAAAATACCGCTGCAACCATAAGTGGCTCTAAAGAAAGATATGTGGCTCCTTGTACAATTTTGGATGAAAACATAAGCTCTCCTACTCCAATTACAGATGCCATTGACGAATCCTTTATTACTGTAACTAATTCATTTCCTAAAGCCGGTAATATATTTTTCACAGCTTGCGGAATAATAATTAACTTCATAGCTGTAGATTTTTTCATTCCTAAGCTTCTAGCAGCTTCCATTTGTCCTTTATCAACAGCTTCTATACCTGCTCTTACAATTTCAGATACATATGCAGCAGAATTTAATCCTATTGCTATTATAGCTGCACTAAATGCAGATATATCTATATTAAATATCAATTTAGATCCTGAATATACCATCATTATTTGAAGTAACATTGGAGTTCCTCTAATAACTTCAACATATATTGAAGCAATAACTTTAAGAGGGTTTACTTTCCATATATGAAACTTCGATGTCTTCATAAAAAATAATACAGACCCTAATAATATTCCCAAAAATACGGTAATTATTGAAATCCCTAAAGTAACACCTACTCCCTTAAGAAAAGTATTAAAATATTCACCTAAAAATCCAAAATCAAACACACATTCTGTCCTCCTTCTCTAGAAATTAAATATAAAAATTATTTTTCATTTTCTATTCATTAAAATCATAATAAGCAATTTCTCAAAGTTAATTACTTTGGTTTTGAGCTGCTAATTCATTAGCATCTACTATAAATTGATCTAATTCACCAGAATCTTTAAGTCTTTGTATTGTCTTATTTACTTGATTTACTAAATCAGTTTGTCCTTTTCTCATACCTACCGCATTTCCACCAGCACTATCTTCAAAAGTTATTTCAGAAAGAGCTAATTCAGGATTTGTTTTTATAGCCATCTTTGCCACCGGTTCTTCTGTGATAAGTGCTTCAACCTTATCTGTCTTCAACTCAAGAATTAGGTTATTTACATTAGCTAATAATTGTACATCTGCATCTTTTACTGTCTTCTCTGCTATCTCTTGTTGTGTTGATCCAAGTTGAGCTCCTATTTTTTTACCAGTTAAATCATCTACTGTTTTGAATTTATCTAAATTTTCTTGCTTTACTAATACACCATGTTTTGCTTCATAATATATATCTGAAAAATCTATTTGTTTTTTTCTTTTTTCATCTGGATTCATACCAGAAATAATCATATCAATTTGTCCAGCTTTTAATGCTCCTATAAGAGGATCAAATTCCATTTCCTTAATTTCTAATTCTACTCCCATATCTTTAGCTATCTCATTAGCTAAATCTACATCAAATCCAACTACTTTATCTTTTCCATCTATCATAGCATGAAATTCATATGGAGCATAATCGGCACTCATACCAACTACTACTTTACCTTTTTCTTTTATAGATTCTAAA
Above is a genomic segment from Clostridium bornimense containing:
- a CDS encoding response regulator transcription factor translates to MKYKIFIIEDEEIIRKELTTFLDRYGYETIYSTDFENIVEEVLKSEANVILLDINLPFYDGYYICREIRKQSNVPIVVVTSRDSEVDELMSMNLGADDFITKPYNTQILLARISSIIRRTYSNSDVDLFSYKDLKYNMSTSEVEYRGTKIELTKNESRILYTLIRNKEKIVSREEIIKALWQEDEFIDDNTLTVNVNRLRKKLEEIGAEGYLQTKRGQGYILI
- a CDS encoding sensor histidine kinase, whose amino-acid sequence is MNFIEYFKEKIIFISINIIIMIFTSILLKAMAVNTYAIVFTNILNFIGILIFYIYDYSNKRKYYNEVIKKLEKLHEKYMLPDVVDDGSFLESKIFYNIIEEMGKSMKDKVSEVKRETYDYREYIELWIHEVKTPIAACKLLVENNKNEITKSIEEELEKVEDYIEQSLFYSRSNNIEKDYIIKELPLKNCINNVIKRNANILIEKSIKIDIKDCDRIVYSDAKWVEFILHQIISNSIKYMEKKEKIIKIYAEEKDYNVILYIEDNGIGINKRSINRVFEKGYTGENGRIGKKSTGIGLFLCKKLALKLGLSIRIQSVEKESTTVSILFPINRMMIFEN
- the hslO gene encoding Hsp33 family molecular chaperone HslO, which translates into the protein MKDYIIRGTAANNQIRAFASTTRNLVEEVKNIHNTSPIATAALGRLMTAAGMMGTMMKGTKDLLTLQIKCDGPIKGLTVTADPNANVKGYVINPDVMLPPSDKGKLDVGKALGLGVLSVIRDMGLREPYIGQTHLVSGEIAEDLTYYFVTSDQVPSSVALGVLMNKDNTVKHAGGFIIQLMPNTDEEVIDRLQEKLSNIKPITQLLDEGKTPEDILEEILGDFGLEIMENTETKYSCNCSIERVTKAVASIGRKDIEEIIKEGKPIEVNCHFCGKNYVLEIDELGKML
- a CDS encoding ABC transporter ATP-binding protein; protein product: MANEIVKVKNIEKYYGSKGNITKAISNISFDVKKGEFVGIMGPSGSGKTTLLNCISTIDKVSSGNIFIANEDITKFKSKRLSRFRREELGFIFQDFNLLDTLTCYENIALALTILKVSHRDIDGKVKDVARALNIEGILKKYPYEISGGQKQRVACARAIITNPSLILADEPTGALDSKSSKMLLESLEILNKERKATIMMVTHDAFTASYASRILFIKDGKIFNDIVRGNDTRKEFFNKIIEVVTLLGGDQRDLF
- a CDS encoding ABC transporter permease, which gives rise to MTYFKLALGNVKKSFKEYTIYFLTLLFGVCIFYTFNSIESQKIMMDIGEYQASIFEMVGKVMSVASVFIAGVLGFLIVYANNYLIKRRKKELGIYMTLGMEKGSIGRILFLETVFIGLISLVLGSILGIFLSQGLSVLTAKLFQVNLTKFQFVFSMEALKKTILYFAIIYSIVLIFNSVTLRKVKLIDLLTAAKKNETLKTKNIMISVIIFIISVIMIGYGYHRILSNGIAELDGNFSLTILIGVVGTFLFFFSLSGFLLRLVQSNKRIYLKNLNMFVLRQINSKINTTFISMSFICLMLFVAICTLSGGLGMSKSMNSDMKDLTKVDATIYSFEGVNIEEAIKEKGFNIDEFSNDYVNYQLYDSNVGLKDYLGEEESNKAKSLYPVMNNSSMRVIKLSHFNKILDMLGEENVVLNDNEYAIYSNVSETKSGLEKALKSNKEITINDKKLVPSKLELMDITINNEMVKNNCGIFIIKDSLVEGLEIKEGWLVLNYKDNNGDIENNFSKFIDDAIEDDNNIFSITKEKLLASSVGFGAMLSFLAIYIGVIFLLTTAAILAIQQLSESADNVAKYNLLRKIGVDNNMINRSLLVQIAIYFMVPLSLAIVHSIVGLKVSSDIVSLFGSESMMTQIIISIVLLVVVYGGYFLATYLGAKKMVKENKI
- a CDS encoding Lrp/AsnC family transcriptional regulator, which encodes MDKIDLKLIKLLQENARYPVKHLAEEVFLSPPAVSARIEKLEKLGVITGYTANINKLKLGYNITAFINLEVDPKDKPEFYPFIAKCKNVIECNCVTGKYSMLLKVAYNTTMELDLFIGQLQRFGNTETQIVFSTAVEPRGVEVDSYCNKDL
- a CDS encoding YitT family protein: MKQFIKSDNLFLSIFHFIMITLGCVLAAVSLETFLVPNLIIDGGITGISIMVSQLTKLPLGLFVFLLNLPFIFLGLKHIGKIFVIKTSYAMICFSLLLSLLHHVPEVTNDMLLCTIFGGILLGAGAGIVIRYGGCLDGTETIAILISKHTSLSVGQIVLICNLLIFSTSGFLFGWDRALYSLLTYFIAFKIIDMVVEGFEQAKSAMIITNHGKEISEDIFNKLGRTVTIMEGKGLISGEKVILYSVITRLEVYALKKIVQEDDRSAFVTISDISEVIGTPIKN
- a CDS encoding carbonic anhydrase, whose translation is MKKTVVSIFLLLTLIISGCGSKDKEENVKVTSKNETRLETIDVSTADGALDRLKSGNEAFVKGKSEMIHISKDRREDLEKGQNPFAIVVSCSDSRVTPAHVFDTGLGDIFEIRLAGNVVDDLALGSIEYGVEHLESPLLLVMGHENCGAVTAAYNCVKDNKEDTSNIGRIVEEIKPSVLESKDIEEASHKNVEAVIKKIEEDQCIKKYVDEGKLKIVGAYYNLNGEVTFN
- a CDS encoding cellulase family glycosylhydrolase encodes the protein MAKFLAKLKKKIIVATIVLAQVVAMATSMTAYAASSKSGFRVEGTKLYDANGKEFVMRGINHAHAWYKGNEETAISAIAKTGANTVRIAVGDGEQWGYDDINTLKNLISLCEKNKLVAVVEVHDATGSDDISKLNNAVSYWVKMKDALIGKEDTVILNIANEWFGTWDGKKWAEGYKQAIPKLRNAGIKNTIMIDCAGWGQYPKSIHNYGKEVFNADSEKNTMFSIHMYEYAGGDADTIKNNIDGVLNQGLALSIGEFGIKHTNGDVDEKTIMSYCQEKSVGYIGWSWYGNGDEWKYLDIANDWSGNSFSEWGNVLLNYKDGIKNTSKICSVYSGSSDNGNTTDIEDEAIATVYEKVKYKGKKVDLKVGTYTLSEMKKLGIKNDWVSAVKVKSGYKITLYEDDNFKGNKLVKKSNNSDLNKHNFDNITSSIKVEKINSSNTTTTATSITVEAEEGILHGVYSNNKISGYSGSGYVDDMETDGDYVEVTIDAPKGGNYNLDIRYASPYDKKIETLYVNGSKIKDVEFPKTSTFKSVSVGTIDLKAGKNTIRIQKNWGWTLMDSFTVTSK